TAGGATTCGTTTGTCTTATGGGCTAGACTCTTACATGTTTTATGGGTCATTATTGTGTTGTGGGCTTATTACACTTTGTGACCATCTTATATAGCTACTGAGATGTACTACTCCAAGACTATCATTGAAGAATATTGAAGTTTTCATTTacttattttctttagtttccttTAGCTTCCTTGTTTTACGATGTCATTTTCCGGTTACGATCTTGGGGATCATAACAGAGAGTGGTGTTAGGCTCCTTGCAGCTTTCTGCCTGGGCTTGGTGATTGGACTTGGGCCTTTACCCTAGGCTCTTTTTGTTTTAAGCTTaattgcttttatttttgtcttttaatttTAGGTGTCTGCGGGCCATTAATTAGTTGCTATCTTTTTTGGATAGAACACTAGAATGAGGTGAGGTTTATCCTGGTCTGCGCACCTTGAGTGTTGTGTTTGGCCTAGGATGGGAGCTAGTTTCTTGCatcgtcaaatggtcgcagtCTCCTGGTAGCAAGTTGAAACTAAGTGTCACAGACGTTAGTTTTCAGTGGcagcatagtgggaaagctgattTTATAAGTGTATTATGGCTCCGCGTAAGCATCATCTTTCTGATATGTCGCCAAAATTGTAAAGAAAATGGAGTAGCCaatcgtgcactctttgctcaGTGGTGCGTTTTAGAATACACAGGATTAGTGgagactcctgatattatttcaagatATTCTCTCCTAACTTATTATCAAATGGCATTTTGGCACTATGTCCTTCCTTGAATTCTATGGTTTCATGAATGGTTAAGGCTTAAGGGCAGCTGTTTTAGCCCTacctgaaaaaaataaaataaaaaatagaaaaaaagattGTTATGTTCGATAATCGATACTATTGATTTCCAATCTAACAGCCCATATGAACTGATGCTGCAACCTCAATCATAGGGACTAGGGGATCATGAAGAATTGAATCCTAGTAGAATATTACAGTTGATTCAACCAAATTATTAAGATAAGCAACTGCAGTCTATCAACAAATGAACATAATCCACAGTTATAATAGCAAATTACCAAAAACTACAAAACTAGCATAACAGTCCTTTGCCCAAAACTGAAAGGGCATATTTCCTTGCGGTTATCCAAACATGTACTTTATTTTCTACTAATCAAGGAAAATGTCCCTCACTATACGGTAGAGGAAAATGGTCGacatattctttctttttccactACAGAGATCTAGATTAGTCAAGGTTGATGAATGTTAAATTCTAACTCAAACCtgaaatttaatttgtaaatttaACAATTTTAAGCTATGCTTTTTGTCTTTTgaattttcaattccatttctATCGACGTGACAATAGATTGTGTTGCATCTGCTTTATTTTATGTTATTAGAATTTGccttttgttttttactttttagtgtTGTCATTAAGTGTTGGCTAATATGTATGATGCCTCTGATTTGCTTAGTCGCTAAAATGCTTATGTTTGGTGTTTGGATTTTTTCATCAATATAAACATGCGGTGGTGGCAGGGTgagactaagtgtcgtcggatttactTTTCGGCGGCAACATATATAggaggaaagctgtgctaaagcTTGTAATTATGTTATGTTGTAATTGgattacatatcgagttatctttccgctatgtcactgctatgttaaAGTAAATGGAGTAGCTaattgtgcactctttgctagttggtgcttgttagaatacaagtctCCTGTAGAGATTTCTTATATTATTTCGGAAAAtaatctagatgcttattgtaatcagggtttaggctcaataccccccccccccttgtattcaacaattttattaatcaaggcttgagggcagccgcactagccctttattcaaaaaaaatatatatatatgtggcgGTGGCAAGCTTATAAATGTAAATTTTAATATTAATTTGATGCATGTGGGCATGTTTAAGTCCCCTTACTTTGTGCATGAATATTCGGCTGGGGCAATCTACCATGTTGGTAAATTACTGAATTACTGTAAGCTAAAATCACAACCTTGTTGGTAAATTACTGGTGGAAATTTACAAATTACTACTAAATCTTTgatcagataaaaaaaaattaccaccaCCAAAACAAATTCACATAAATcccaaacaccaaaacaaaatcTTTTGCAATTGATGATAATACCTATGAAACATATTCGCTAGCACTTGATGAAAATACCATGAACAAAATAAGGCAAAttcggataaaaaaaaaaatttacatgcAGCACAATCCATTATCAAGTCGatagaaatgaaatgaaatttcaaaaaaCATACCTCATATAATTAAATTTACAAACCAAACTTCATATCTAAGTGAAAATTCCAAATTCGTCAACCTTGGCTAATTTCGATCTAGATATGGATCTCAATCTGAATATGGACCTCTTCATTCCCTACGTCTCTTCCTCTTTCTGACTCCATATTTGGTTGtcatatatttttctctattgtttgtGAGACATTTTCatcaatataaaaataaaaaaacatttcCCGGTAGGTTTCACTTATCCACATGAATTCTCTGAGTGCATCACAGGAAGAAAGTCTTCAGTACGTCTGTTGTGTCACGTGAATACTAGCACAGACCAAATAAGAACATTAGCAGTCAGTGGGGGCAGTTTTGGTATTTTGTAGAGGATAAGTAGGGCAATTTTGAAAACACAAAAATTGGTGGGTTTTAATTGGCAGCCGCACCATCCACGTGGCATAGTTTCCGTATTGAAGACTTTCTCCATCGCAAGGGAGTAGGATCTTTGGGTTTTGCACTAGAGAATAGTTAGGTAGTTAGGCTGTAATTTTTGGTACGTAATGTAACACTGTGTTACTTTACTGTTTAATTGCTCTTGTTATAAATATTACTTGATGATCGAGGATGTCAAACTGTAAGGATAGAAGATGTTGACACCTCCAATGCTACATTTCTACCATGCTTGAGAGATTGATGATACTTATTGCAAGGTCTAGCAATTCCATTGTTGTTTAACCTAGCATTGCAAGAGCTCCACACTTATTTGtgggggaaaaagcaaaagaagtgCTCGGAACCAAAGTTTATTTGCATTAATTTGCTAATTTCAAACTGATTTAAATCCCTACGAGCTCTGTTTTTTGCGCTTCCATGctaattaaaaaatttcttGTCGTACATTGCAACAATACGACAATGCAACAGATTTGCTGATGGATTCAATGTCCATGATAGTACCCAGCTCAAATGAAAGCAAGCAAATTGGTGTTGCTGCTTTCGCAAAATGCCACACCTCGACCAGCATTCGATATTTTTGCCACATCTCAGCATTATTGGATACTGGACATTCTCAGTTGCCATTTTCCCGACTTCCATCCTTCAGGGGAAAGATGGCTCGACGGAAAGGAAATGGCCGAGTCATCTTTCGAGGTGGCAGAGTTTAGATAGCGGCCGGAATAGAACAATCTATAAAAGAGCCATTTCTGTGACCAAAACTAGATATAAACTGAAGCACATGGTTTCAGTATAGGCTTCAAAGGTCACAATTACACATTCAATACAAAATGACTGAcgcaagaagaagatgaagcacCTTAAATTTCCAACTCAAAACTGGATGAAAAACATACAGGATCTCAAAGACCACATACATATCCACCCATAAAAATGTGACAAGATGCAAACCAAAAGGTAATACGTACAAGATGTAAAACTAATCTTCGGCTATATAAACATTACAAATTTCTTCCTCTATCGTCTTTGATCTTTCTCATAGGTATAGATACACACATATCTACTTATAATACTACAATTACTATTATTCGAGATACGCAGTAGAGGTTTGGGTTAATTTTCAATTGATGCATGTAGGAAAAAAGCTATCTTTGCTTGGACAACTGTATAGCTACTTAACTATCTTGCCTTGGACAACTGTATAGCTACTTGATCATGTGTAGTATAGCTACTTGATCATGTGTAGTCTCCTCAGCCCATGCAAACTGGTGCGACAGGAGTGAGAATTCACGACTCCTTACATCTTCAAGTTGCTCACACTCAGCCCATCTCTCTGCTAGATCCACTCCCTGCAGCAATCTAACCACTTCAGCCATTGTTGGACGGTCCTCAGGTGAGCTCTGGGTGCAGAGCAATGCAACCTGAATGACAGCACCGACTTCTTTTTCATCATAGGTCTTCATATTTCCATCCACAATGTCATCAAATCTATTTTCTCTAAGCAGCTTCTTGATCTGTCAACATCATAATCTCatcattttaaattttcaacACATCGAATAGATAGCAGAAAATTACA
Above is a genomic segment from Rosa chinensis cultivar Old Blush chromosome 3, RchiOBHm-V2, whole genome shotgun sequence containing:
- the LOC112194432 gene encoding probable LRR receptor-like serine/threonine-protein kinase At5g63710, whose translation is MLTRASLVSSSSSSSSLEAAAIVTLIASLIYLLGFFGIDFVQSFISRASRYDDAIKKLLRENRFDDIVDGNMKTYDEKEVGAVIQVALLCTQSSPEDRPTMAEVVRLLQGVDLAERWAECEQLEDVRSREFSLLSHQFAWAEETTHDQVAILHMIK